A genomic window from Maledivibacter sp. includes:
- a CDS encoding nucleotidyltransferase domain-containing protein translates to MKFGLKNFELNYIIDALKKFDVIEKAVIFGSRAKGNYKPGSDVDIGIYGENINFDTISALHAMLEEKSPLPYFFDIVDYTHLKHIKLKEHIDRVGKVIYEKEK, encoded by the coding sequence ATGAAATTTGGACTAAAAAATTTTGAATTAAATTATATTATTGATGCTCTAAAAAAATTTGATGTAATAGAAAAAGCTGTTATATTTGGATCAAGGGCTAAAGGAAATTACAAACCAGGCTCAGATGTAGATATAGGTATTTATGGTGAAAATATAAATTTTGACACTATATCAGCTCTTCATGCTATGTTAGAAGAAAAAAGTCCACTGCCATATTTTTTTGATATTGTAGATTATACTCATTTAAAACATATAAAATTAAAGGAACATATTGATAGAGTCGGGAAAGTAATTTATGAAAAAGAAAAGTGA